The Miscanthus floridulus cultivar M001 chromosome 17, ASM1932011v1, whole genome shotgun sequence genome has a window encoding:
- the LOC136518129 gene encoding protein DETOXIFICATION 40-like gives MDSTSTTTATPTATTPLLQPAPHGGGGSRELEAILADASLPWARRALRGAAVELPLLLRIALPAVAVYMINYLMSMSTQIFCGQLGNLELAAVSLGNTGIQVFAYGLMLGMGSAVETLCGQAYGAHKPGMLGVYLQRSMVLLTATGVPLAVAYAFSERILVLLGESERIARAAAVFVYGLIPQIFAYAANFPIQKFLQAQSIVAPSAYISVATLALHLALSWLAVDRLGMGLLGGALVLSLSWWIIVLAQFGYIVSSPRCRETWKGFTAQAFRGLGGFFKLSAASAVMLCLETWYFQILVLIAGLLKNPELSLDSLSICMTVNGWVFMISVGFNAAASVRVGNELGAGNPRAAAFSVLVVTSLSLAVAAVCAVVVLCVRDQLSYFFTGGEAVARAVSDLCPLLAVTLVLNGVQPVLSGVAVGCGWQAFVAYVNVGCYYIIGVPLGVFLGFYLDLGAKGVWSGMVIGGTMMQTLILLWVTCRTDWNKEVEKARVRLDKWEDKKQPLLED, from the exons cgacagcgaccacgccgctGCTGCAGCCGGCACCGCACGGCGGCGGGGGCAGCCGCGAGCTGGAGGCGATCCTGGCGGACGCGTCCTTGCCGTGGGCGCGGCGGGCCTTGCGGGGCGCCGCCGTGgagctgccgctgctgctccggATAGCGCTGCCGGCGGTGGCCGTGTACATGATCAACTATCTCATGTCCATGTCCACGCAGATCTTCTGCGGCCAGCTCGGCAACCTCGAGCTCGCCGCCGTCTCGCTGGGCAACACCGGCATCCAGGTCTTTGCCTACGGCCTCATGCTCGGTATGGGCAGCGCGGTGGAGACGCTGTGCGGGCAGGCGTACGGCGCGCATAAGCCGGGCATGCTGGGCGTGTACCTGCAGCGGTCGATGGTGCTGCTGACGGCCACCGGCGTGCCCCTCGCCGTGGCTTACGCCTTCTCGGAGCGCATCCTGGTCCTCCTTGGCGAGTCGGAGCGcatcgcccgcgccgccgccgtgttCGTCTACGGGCTCATCCCGCAGATCTTCGCGTACGCGGCCAACTTCCCGATCCAGAAGTTCCTGCAGGCGCAGAGCATCGTGGCGCCCAGCGCCTACATCTCGGTGGCCACGCTGGCGCTGCACCTGGCGCTCAGCTGGCTCGCCGTGGACCGCCTCGGGATGGGCCTCCTCGGCGGCGCGCTCGTGCTCAGCCTCAGCTGGTGGATCATCGTGCTGGCGCAGTTCGGGTACATCGTCAGCAGCCCCAGGTGCAGGGAGACGTGGAAGGGGTTCACCGCGCAGGCGTTCCGCGGCCTCGGCGGCTTCTTCAAGCTCTCGGCGGCGTCCGCCGTGATGCTGTGCTTGGAGACGTGGTACTTCCAGATCCTCGTGCTCATCGCCGGCCTGCTCAAAAACCCCGAGCTCTCCCTCGACTCCCTCTCCATATGCATGACCGTCAACGGATGGGTGTTCATGATCTCCGTGGGCTTCAACGCCGCCGCCAGCGTGCGGGTCGGCAACGAGCTCGGCGCGGGCAACCCGAGGGCGGCGGCCTTCTCGGTGCTGGTGGTCACGTCGCTGTCGCTGGCCGTGGCGGCGGTGTGCGCCGTCGTCGTGCTCTGCGTCCGCGACCAGCTGAGCTACTTCTTCACGGGCGGCGAGGCGGTGGCGCGCGCGGTGTCCGACCTCTGCCCGCTGCTCGCCGTCACGCTCGTCCTCAACGGCGTCCAGCCCGTGCTCTCCGGCGTCGCCGTGGGATGCGGCTGGCAGGCCTTCGTGGCGTACGTCAACGTGGGCTGTTACTACATCATCGGCGTGCCGCTCGGTGTCTTCCTCGGCTTCTACCTCGACCTCGGCGCCAAG ggcGTTTGGAGCGGCATGGTGATCGGGGGAACCATGATGCAGACCCTCATCTTGCTCTGGGTCACCTGCAGGACCGACTGGAACAAGGAG GTGGAGAAAGCCAGGGTAAGGCTGGACAAGTGGGAGGATAAGAAGCAGCCTCTCCTAGAAGACTGA